A genomic region of Polypterus senegalus isolate Bchr_013 chromosome 17, ASM1683550v1, whole genome shotgun sequence contains the following coding sequences:
- the wasf2 gene encoding wiskott-Aldrich syndrome protein family member 2 — MPLVTRNIEPRHLCRQTLPNSIKSELECVTNITLSNIIRQLGSLSKYAEDIFGELFYEASSFAIRVNVLGERIDRLQVKVTQLDPKEEEVSLQAITTRKAFKSSLCQDQQLFTRCTLPQPVQETYNTCNKPPPLNNLSVYREDGKEALRFYTDPSYFFDLWKEKMLQDTKDIMKEKRKHRKEKKDNPNRGAMNPRKIKTRKEEWERQKMGKEFVEPKNQKGEIIDFPDMPNGSYVSGDDVFMNGSLDQSHGSYSSPTSPIPPMSPDDFLPPPPPDMSYQNDSQRGVTSQKRSSLVSPSHPPPAPPGGPLISMGVRPSVGPPPAPPPPPPPPSMGIPPPPADFLAPVPPPPPPAIPPISNFGFSPSTLPPPSPDMPSSLPSPTLPPPMCGPPPPPPPPPPPGPPPPPMFSGPAAPPLPPSGMPAPALTNTPKAQPAPVSDARSDLLQAIRQGFNLRKVEEQREQEKRDHVGNDVAAILSRRIAVECSDSEDDSSEFDDEDWSD; from the exons GTAAATATGCAGAGGATATTTTTGGAGAGCTCTTTTATGAAGCAAGCAGCTTTGCAATACGTGTTAATGTTCTGGGAGAAAGGATTGATCGGTTACAGGTGAAAGTGACACAATTGGACCCCAAAGAAGAGGAAG TTTCTCTGCAGGCTATCACTACAAGGAAGGCATTTAAAAGCTCTCTTTGCCAGGATCAACAACTTTTTACTAGATGTACCCTTCCACAACCTGTACAGGAGACATACAACACCTGTAATAAACCACCACCTCTTAATAATCTCAGTGTATACAG ggaggatgggaaggaagCTCTTAGGTTCTATACTGATCCCTCATATTTCTTTGAtttgtggaaggaaaaaatgctTCAAGATACCAAGGACATCATGAAGGAGAAACGAAAGCACAGG aaagagaaaaaggataATCCCAACCGAGGAGCCATGAATCCCCGTAAAATTAAAACCCGCAAAGAGGAGTGGGAGAGGCAAAAGATGGGTAAAGAGTTTGTGGAGCCAAAAAATCAGAAGGGAGAAATTAT AGACTTCCCGGACATGCCCAATGGTAGTTATGTTTCAGGAGACGATGTTTTTATGAATGGCAGCTTGGACCAGAGCCATGGATCTTATTCAAGCCCCACTTCTCCCATTCCACCGATGTCTCCTGATGATTTCTTACCCCCACCACCTCCTGATATGAG CTACCAAAATGACAGTCAGAGAGGAGTGACATCTCAGAAAAGGTCGAGCCTTGTTAGTCCAAGTCATCCacctccagctcctccaggaggGCCTCTCATTTCAATGGGTGTTCGTCCTAGTGTTGGCCCACCCCCTGCCCCACCTCCACCCCCTCCCCCTCCTTCAATGGGAATTCCACCACCTCCTGCTGACTTCTTAGCTCCAgttccacctccacctccaccgGCCATTCCTCCAATCAGTAACTTTGGTTTCTCACCTTCTACACTTCCACCTCCTTCCCCTGATATGCCTTCCTCGTTGCCATCTCCCACTTTGCCTCCTCCAATGTGTGgtcctccaccacctcctccccctcctcctcctcctggacCACCACCTCCCCCTATGTTTTCTGGTCCTGCTGCACCACCATTACCTCCTAGTGGTATGCCTGCCCCTGCTTTGACCAACACACCTAAAGCTCAGCCTGCCCCAGTGAGTGATGCTCGAAGTGATCTTCTGCAAGCCATTCGACAAG gtttcaatcTGCGCAAAGTAGAGGAACAGAGGGAGCAAGAAAAGCGTGACCATGTTGGGAATGATGTAGCTGCCATCCTTTCTCGACGAATTGCTGTGGAATGCAGTGACTCGGAAGATGACTCTTCAGAGTTTGATGATGAAGATTGGTCTGACTAG